The following is a genomic window from Spirosoma foliorum.
TGACCTTCGTGAACTCCTGTACAAATTGCTTCAAGTATGGGTCAGAGGCAATCATGAACGTGGTGATAGGGATTTCCAGCCGACGAGCCTGGGCCGCTAGTGTCAGGGTTTTACTCACCACTTTCCGATCAAGCCCGAACGAGTTCTTGTAGTATTTGATACCTTCTTTCAGACAGGTTGGTTTCCCATCCGTAATCATGAAAATCTGTTTGTTCTTGTTCTTCCGCCGACGCAGTAAATCCATCGCGAGTTCCAGACCGGCAACCGTATTGGTATGGTATGGACCCACTTCAAGATAGGGCAATTCTTTGGCCTGAATTTGCCACGCATCGTTTCCGAACACAACAATATCGAGCGTATCCTTTGGATACTTCTGCTTCACCAATTCGACCAGTGCCAGGGCTACTTTCTTGGCGGGCGTAATCCGATCTTCGCCGTACAGAATCATCGAGTGGCTAATGTCGATCATCAGTACGGTTGAGGTTTGCGTTTTCTGCTCTTTCTCCGTTACTTCAAGATCGCGTTCCATGAGTCGAAACTCATCTACACCACTATTGATCTGCGCGTTTTTGATGGATTCGGTCATCGAAATCTGCTCCAGCGTGTC
Proteins encoded in this region:
- a CDS encoding vWA domain-containing protein; this encodes MKGFQFSDYVPPEQKGGSNFDKLLNIFQQLLLLTSGDVEQAMSWMSQLDRQYGLTDDKYGIGNFFDDLKEKGYLTEDNQEGKIVMTPKSEQTIRRSALEEIFGKLERSKSGGNHKTPYTGTGDELSSDLRSYQFGDTLEQISMTESIKNAQINSGVDEFRLMERDLEVTEKEQKTQTSTVLMIDISHSMILYGEDRITPAKKVALALVELVKQKYPKDTLDIVVFGNDAWQIQAKELPYLEVGPYHTNTVAGLELAMDLLRRRKNKNKQIFMITDGKPTCLKEGIKYYKNSFGLDRKVVSKTLTLAAQARRLEIPITTFMIASDPYLKQFVQEFTKVNNGRAYYSGLQGLGNMMFEDFQRNRRKNIK